Proteins encoded by one window of Modestobacter marinus:
- a CDS encoding putative bifunctional diguanylate cyclase/phosphodiesterase, which translates to MAAPTRGGPTAVRTLSRPLLLAVLAALATLSAGLLPGPTAVTVAVTVNFLAVAGVLVLLARAGRRSAHPAGWRWYVVSVSVGTVGALAAGAVLPWGQTALGSVPGQLLVVIAILRMLDRASLRAARAHVATMFALFVLADLLTVHTLYHLTIGRQGVLSLSETVALFALLSSIAVGTGFSLVLIAVCPAAQRPVGWLLFASQVATALAGACSSIASGPGWVQYLACALSVLGLGLLVVACRADRPLPRTDPRNVDGSTLGALLPHATALAGGSLLLLSVPVTGDLTAFGAALGVLGLGALLAHQVASWRTQQRLTTDLQRSEAYFRTLVRGSADPVLILDDRLQVQWVSPAITALLGLDPQRIVGRSIADAVHPDDAPGLVAALNATSADASETKTRTARVRHLDGRWRLIQSQVRDLRGDPDVGALVLYCRDVSANAPQPAEPVPAFSTSDPATGLPNRSALTQRLAATLRAPSTTRTSLVVLGVDGLPVGDDVTVLRELTTRFARALRGDDWLARSGVSEFAVLVSGTVSDAEVIAGRLVAAVEPVATGNGTLRLTAAAGVTPLDADADAGEALRWGDLALRSARAAGPGRVRRHSDALRITQQREETLRTDLDRALAEGQLRLVYQPVVDLALHRTVSVEALLRWRHPVYGEVSPAEFVPLAEESALISELGRWVLAEATATVAALPHPDLAVAVNVSARHVRSGELVADVLRALESSGLPSSRLILEITESVLLDDEHVTDDLAALRRLGVRIAVDDFGTGWSSLAYLVGLPIDVLKMDRQFLADVETDPQRRALCSSVLHLGTSLGLVVVVEGVETATELQLLRDMGHRFIQGYLLARPLDRAVLTTQLPGLGGAAVPTSAAGLPGPPRPADDGLPR; encoded by the coding sequence ATGGCCGCTCCGACGCGAGGCGGCCCGACCGCGGTCCGCACGCTGAGCCGGCCACTGCTGCTCGCCGTCCTCGCCGCCCTGGCCACCCTCTCCGCCGGCCTGCTGCCCGGCCCGACCGCCGTCACCGTCGCCGTCACGGTGAACTTCCTGGCCGTCGCCGGTGTCCTGGTCCTGCTCGCCCGCGCCGGGCGGCGGAGCGCCCACCCGGCGGGCTGGCGCTGGTACGTCGTGTCCGTGAGCGTGGGCACCGTCGGTGCGCTGGCCGCCGGTGCGGTGCTGCCCTGGGGGCAGACCGCCCTGGGCAGCGTCCCCGGTCAGCTGCTGGTGGTCATCGCGATCCTCCGGATGCTCGACCGCGCCTCGCTGCGAGCCGCGCGGGCCCACGTCGCCACGATGTTCGCCCTCTTCGTGCTCGCCGACCTGCTGACCGTGCACACGCTGTACCACCTCACCATCGGTCGGCAGGGGGTCCTCTCCCTGTCCGAGACGGTCGCCCTGTTCGCCCTGCTCTCCAGCATCGCCGTCGGCACCGGCTTCTCCCTGGTCCTCATCGCGGTCTGCCCTGCCGCCCAGCGCCCGGTCGGCTGGCTGCTGTTCGCCTCCCAGGTCGCCACCGCGCTGGCCGGCGCGTGCTCCTCGATCGCCTCCGGCCCTGGCTGGGTCCAGTACCTGGCCTGCGCGCTGAGCGTCCTGGGGCTGGGCCTGCTCGTGGTCGCCTGCCGCGCCGACCGACCGCTCCCCCGGACCGACCCCCGGAACGTGGACGGCTCCACCCTGGGCGCGCTGCTCCCGCACGCGACGGCACTGGCCGGTGGCTCGCTGCTGCTGCTGAGCGTCCCGGTCACCGGTGACCTCACCGCCTTCGGGGCGGCGCTCGGCGTGCTGGGGCTGGGCGCCCTGCTGGCCCACCAGGTGGCGTCCTGGCGCACCCAGCAGCGGCTCACCACCGACCTGCAGCGCAGCGAGGCCTACTTCCGCACGCTGGTGCGCGGCAGCGCCGACCCGGTGCTGATCCTCGACGACCGGCTGCAGGTGCAGTGGGTCTCCCCCGCGATCACCGCGCTGCTCGGCCTGGACCCCCAGCGCATCGTCGGCCGCTCGATCGCCGACGCCGTCCACCCCGACGACGCCCCGGGCCTGGTCGCCGCCCTGAACGCCACCTCCGCGGACGCCTCGGAGACCAAGACGCGGACGGCGCGGGTGCGGCACCTCGACGGCCGCTGGCGACTGATCCAGTCCCAGGTCCGCGACCTGCGCGGCGACCCCGACGTCGGCGCCCTGGTGCTCTACTGCCGGGACGTCAGCGCGAACGCGCCGCAGCCGGCCGAGCCCGTGCCGGCTTTCAGTACGAGCGACCCGGCAACCGGCCTGCCCAACCGCTCGGCGCTCACCCAGCGGCTCGCGGCCACCCTCCGCGCCCCGTCGACCACCCGCACCTCCCTGGTCGTGCTGGGTGTCGACGGGCTGCCCGTGGGCGACGACGTCACGGTGCTGCGCGAGCTGACCACCCGGTTCGCCCGGGCCCTGCGCGGCGACGACTGGCTGGCCCGCTCCGGGGTGAGCGAGTTCGCCGTCCTGGTCTCCGGCACGGTGTCCGACGCCGAGGTGATCGCCGGCCGGCTGGTCGCCGCCGTCGAGCCGGTCGCCACCGGCAACGGCACCCTGCGGCTGACCGCCGCGGCCGGCGTCACGCCCCTGGACGCCGACGCGGACGCCGGGGAGGCGCTGCGCTGGGGGGACCTGGCGCTGCGCAGCGCCCGCGCGGCCGGCCCCGGCCGGGTCCGCCGGCACTCCGACGCCCTCCGGATCACCCAGCAGCGCGAGGAGACGCTGCGCACCGACCTGGACCGGGCCCTCGCCGAGGGCCAGCTGCGGCTGGTCTACCAGCCGGTCGTGGACCTGGCGCTGCACCGGACCGTCTCGGTCGAGGCGCTGCTGCGCTGGCGGCACCCCGTGTACGGGGAGGTCTCGCCGGCGGAGTTCGTGCCGCTGGCCGAGGAGTCCGCGCTGATCTCCGAGCTGGGGCGGTGGGTGCTCGCCGAGGCCACCGCCACGGTGGCCGCGCTCCCGCACCCGGACCTGGCGGTCGCGGTCAACGTCTCGGCCCGGCACGTCCGCAGCGGCGAGCTGGTCGCCGACGTGCTCCGGGCCCTGGAGTCCAGTGGGCTGCCCAGCTCCCGGCTCATCCTGGAGATCACCGAGTCGGTGCTGCTGGACGACGAGCACGTGACCGACGACCTGGCCGCCCTGCGGCGGCTGGGCGTGCGGATCGCCGTCGACGACTTCGGGACCGGCTGGTCCTCGCTGGCCTACCTCGTCGGCCTGCCGATCGACGTGCTGAAGATGGACCGGCAGTTCCTCGCCGACGTCGAGACCGACCCGCAGCGCCGGGCGCTGTGCAGCTCGGTGCTGCACCTGGGCACCAGCCTGGGCCTGGTCGTGGTCGTGGAGGGCGTCGAGACGGCGACCGAGCTCCAGTTGCTGCGCGACATGGGCCACCGGTTCATCCAGGGCTACCTGCTGGCCCGGCCCCTCGACCGGGCCGTCCTGACCACCCAGCTCCCGGGCCTGGGCGGGGCGGCCGTGCCGACGTCGGCCGCGGGGCTGCCGGGCCCGCCCCGGCCCGCGGACGACGGGCTGCCGAGGTGA
- a CDS encoding diguanylate cyclase domain-containing protein, which produces MRPAQQPVVLLGALVALALAVPASPSGAVPQWDNLVLTAVGAWAAWRCARLTRGMTGRARLPWRLLGLSSLLLTCAGLVTGLGIGGAQGRFGVGVLVLVAALGPMVSAALIGGQVRGTRWPVLVIDVLMVTVALVVVVDVLVLAPAMTPGAIDPVLQPLVIAYGVYPAVAVGVVGALCTVSAAAVRRPATAVILMTALLGLAAALLAAHLVQPAGPWAAGADVAIVGALVTGVHAVRLASAVPAQLSAADTAPAVNTAGVAVDVLALVGVPVTLVTALLLDLRVTDGALACTAVVVLLLLVRLFMRIRDSDRIEEDLLRSEDDFRGLVEASSDGVAIVDAGFRLEFTSPAARTLLGIADADPHPLLLDLLPEEDRARVRRELGTAAGGAAPAVHLQLGDGEGGPRELEVTHHERPGSGRRVLHLRDVTTRRRRERELERMAFTDHLTRLPNRALLFQEMAAVSTATGDRALLVLDLDGFKAVNDSAGHEAGDLLLVEVARRLQGLLRADDLVARLGGDEFAVLLAGDEEAAVEAAQRVVDALARPCRIGDRTFSVGASVGLCLVHPGGGQLAFRQADAALGAAKKAGKGCWRLHTEDRVAQAAAGSSVAIALADGEVQLRFDTIANGDTGVLAAVHAQPVWVHPELGALPAAELWAAAERQGCTAALQQWLISRACGDVAALDDQLLVAVDLPAGLVHADELPGEVDSALRAAGLAPPRLTLLVTEEVLQTSSAALIPALHAVHRTGVRLGLDDYGMGSTLWSQLARLPLEVVMVDVRNLSAGGNHDRTPELLGAIGRSARDFEVSTVAKEITSGQLLHELRVQGVVAVAGPVLPTGLTVAEVAGLLRRPGPAVVAPLPPARAAAGV; this is translated from the coding sequence GTGAGGCCGGCCCAGCAGCCGGTGGTGCTCCTCGGCGCACTCGTCGCCCTGGCCCTCGCCGTGCCGGCCAGCCCCAGCGGGGCGGTGCCGCAGTGGGACAACCTGGTGCTGACCGCGGTCGGGGCGTGGGCGGCGTGGCGCTGCGCCCGGCTGACCCGGGGGATGACCGGCCGCGCCCGGCTGCCCTGGCGGCTGCTGGGCCTCAGCTCCCTGCTCCTCACCTGCGCCGGCCTGGTGACCGGACTGGGCATCGGCGGCGCGCAGGGCCGGTTCGGCGTGGGCGTCCTCGTCCTGGTCGCCGCACTCGGGCCGATGGTGAGCGCCGCGCTGATCGGTGGTCAGGTCCGGGGCACCCGCTGGCCGGTCCTGGTCATCGACGTGCTGATGGTCACCGTCGCCCTCGTCGTCGTGGTCGACGTGTTGGTGCTGGCCCCCGCGATGACGCCGGGGGCGATCGACCCGGTCCTGCAGCCCCTCGTGATCGCCTACGGCGTCTACCCGGCGGTGGCCGTGGGCGTCGTCGGGGCGCTGTGCACGGTGTCGGCCGCGGCCGTCCGGCGCCCGGCGACCGCGGTCATCCTGATGACCGCCCTGCTCGGGCTGGCCGCGGCGCTGCTCGCTGCGCACCTCGTGCAGCCGGCCGGGCCGTGGGCCGCCGGAGCCGACGTGGCGATCGTCGGCGCGCTGGTCACCGGGGTGCACGCGGTCCGGCTGGCCAGCGCCGTCCCCGCGCAGCTCTCCGCTGCCGACACCGCACCGGCGGTGAACACCGCGGGTGTGGCCGTCGACGTGCTGGCGCTCGTCGGGGTGCCGGTCACCCTGGTGACCGCCCTGCTGCTGGACCTCCGGGTCACCGACGGCGCGCTGGCCTGCACCGCCGTCGTCGTCCTGCTGCTGCTGGTGCGGCTGTTCATGCGGATCCGGGACAGCGACCGCATCGAGGAGGACCTGCTCCGCAGCGAGGACGACTTCCGCGGCCTGGTGGAGGCCAGCTCGGACGGCGTGGCGATCGTCGACGCCGGGTTCCGGCTGGAGTTCACCTCCCCCGCGGCCCGCACCCTGCTCGGGATCGCCGACGCCGACCCGCACCCGCTGCTGCTGGACCTGCTGCCGGAGGAGGACCGGGCCCGCGTCCGTCGTGAGCTGGGCACCGCGGCCGGCGGGGCGGCTCCCGCGGTGCACCTGCAGCTGGGCGACGGCGAGGGCGGGCCCCGCGAGCTGGAGGTCACCCACCACGAGCGGCCGGGCAGCGGGCGCCGGGTGCTGCACCTGCGGGACGTGACCACACGGCGACGTCGCGAGCGGGAACTCGAGCGCATGGCGTTCACCGACCACCTCACCCGGCTGCCCAACCGCGCGCTGCTCTTCCAGGAGATGGCCGCCGTGTCCACGGCCACCGGCGACCGCGCCCTGCTGGTGCTGGACCTCGATGGGTTCAAGGCGGTCAACGACTCCGCCGGGCACGAGGCCGGTGACCTGCTGCTGGTCGAGGTGGCCCGCCGGCTGCAGGGTCTGCTGCGCGCGGACGACCTGGTCGCCCGCCTCGGCGGCGACGAGTTCGCCGTGCTGCTGGCCGGGGACGAGGAGGCCGCCGTCGAGGCCGCCCAGCGGGTGGTCGACGCGCTCGCCCGCCCCTGCCGGATCGGCGACCGCACGTTCAGCGTCGGTGCCAGCGTGGGTCTCTGCCTGGTGCACCCCGGGGGCGGCCAGCTCGCGTTCCGGCAGGCCGACGCCGCCCTGGGCGCCGCCAAGAAGGCCGGCAAGGGCTGCTGGCGGCTGCACACCGAGGACCGGGTGGCCCAGGCCGCGGCCGGCAGCTCCGTGGCCATCGCCCTGGCCGACGGGGAGGTCCAGCTCCGCTTCGACACCATCGCCAACGGCGACACCGGCGTCCTCGCGGCGGTGCACGCCCAGCCGGTGTGGGTGCACCCCGAGCTCGGCGCACTGCCCGCCGCGGAGCTGTGGGCGGCCGCCGAGCGGCAGGGGTGCACCGCCGCCCTGCAGCAGTGGCTGATCAGCCGCGCCTGCGGCGACGTGGCCGCCCTCGACGACCAGCTGCTCGTCGCCGTCGACCTGCCCGCCGGGCTGGTGCACGCCGACGAGCTGCCCGGCGAGGTGGACAGCGCACTGCGCGCGGCCGGCCTGGCACCGCCCCGGCTCACCCTCCTCGTCACCGAGGAGGTGCTGCAGACCTCCTCTGCCGCCCTCATCCCGGCGCTGCACGCCGTGCACCGGACCGGCGTCCGGCTCGGCCTGGACGACTACGGGATGGGCTCGACCCTGTGGTCGCAGCTCGCCCGGCTGCCGCTGGAGGTGGTGATGGTCGACGTCCGCAACCTGTCGGCCGGCGGCAACCACGACCGGACGCCGGAGCTGCTGGGCGCGATCGGCCGCAGCGCCCGCGACTTCGAGGTGTCCACCGTGGCCAAGGAGATCACCTCCGGGCAGCTGCTCCACGAGCTGCGCGTGCAGGGCGTGGTCGCCGTCGCCGGCCCGGTGCTGCCGACCGGCCTGACCGTCGCCGAGGTGGCCGGCCTGCTGCGCCGGCCCGGTCCCGCGGTGGTCGCACCCCTGCCGCCGGCCCGGGCAGCCGCCGGGGTGTGA
- a CDS encoding MBL fold metallo-hydrolase, with protein MTAPSLRFLGHSTVRVELAGRTVLTDPLLTSRLGPLRRVVPRPAPEAWAGVDLVVVSHLHSDHLHLPSLRRLGRGTPIVVPRGAGRWLARHGFTAVTELGAGETLTDGGLTVTATPADHAAHRWGPHLTHGPHAPAVGHLLTGDGVTVYAAGDTDLFPGMADLGDDGVDVALLPVWGWGPTLGPGHLDPAGAARAVALLRPRVAVPVHWGTFAVLGLTSLPSPWRARMRSLLVEPPRRFAAAVAAGDTATAVALTAPGDAVALGVAGPDPADHEAG; from the coding sequence GTGACCGCGCCGTCCCTGCGCTTCCTCGGGCACTCGACCGTCCGTGTCGAGCTGGCCGGCCGCACGGTGCTCACCGACCCGCTGCTCACCTCCCGGCTGGGTCCGCTGCGGCGGGTGGTCCCCCGGCCGGCACCGGAGGCCTGGGCCGGCGTCGACCTGGTGGTGGTCTCGCACCTCCACAGCGACCACCTGCACCTGCCCTCACTGCGCCGGCTGGGCCGCGGCACGCCGATCGTGGTGCCCCGCGGCGCCGGCCGGTGGCTCGCCCGGCACGGCTTCACCGCCGTCACCGAGCTCGGCGCCGGGGAGACCCTCACCGACGGCGGCCTGACCGTCACCGCCACGCCCGCCGACCACGCCGCCCACCGCTGGGGGCCGCACCTCACGCACGGCCCGCACGCGCCGGCGGTCGGGCACCTGCTCACCGGGGACGGCGTCACCGTCTACGCCGCCGGCGACACCGACCTCTTCCCCGGGATGGCCGACCTCGGCGACGACGGCGTGGACGTCGCCCTGCTGCCGGTCTGGGGGTGGGGGCCCACGCTCGGCCCCGGCCACCTGGACCCGGCCGGGGCCGCCCGGGCCGTGGCGCTGCTCCGCCCGCGGGTCGCCGTCCCCGTGCACTGGGGCACCTTCGCCGTCCTCGGGCTGACCTCGCTGCCCAGCCCGTGGCGGGCCCGGATGCGGTCGCTGCTCGTCGAGCCACCCCGCCGGTTCGCGGCCGCGGTGGCCGCCGGGGACACGGCCACCGCGGTGGCCCTGACCGCCCCCGGGGACGCCGTGGCACTCGGCGTCGCGGGTCCCGACCCTGCCGACCACGAGGCCGGCTGA
- a CDS encoding glucosyl-3-phosphoglycerate synthase, with translation MRPDARAWFEHRTTSATSLAEIDAEALLLAKRRGGHRVSVVMPARNEETTVGVLVRDLVDRWVEGVPLVDELVVIDSHSTDATAEVARAAGAEVVAVGDVLPRQGDRPGKGEALWKSLAATTGDLVVFIDSDLLGDVSHYVPGLLTPLLTDSRVEYVKGCYTRPLTVDGEHRPAGGGRVTELTARPLLNALWPELAGFVQPLGGEYAGRRSALEQVPFVSGYGVEVGLLVDLLGVCGLNGLAQVDLGTRTHSHQTDEALGTMAGQIVSTVLSRAERGRADRRRLEPGGLLTQFAHDGRGFVPTSHTVAVDERPPMCAVDEYTSLRAGVVG, from the coding sequence ATGCGACCTGATGCCCGGGCCTGGTTCGAGCACCGCACCACGTCGGCCACCTCCCTGGCCGAGATCGACGCCGAGGCACTGCTGCTGGCCAAACGCCGCGGCGGCCACCGGGTCAGCGTCGTCATGCCCGCGCGGAACGAGGAGACCACCGTCGGGGTCCTGGTCCGCGACCTGGTCGACCGCTGGGTCGAGGGGGTGCCGCTGGTCGACGAGCTCGTGGTCATCGACTCCCACTCCACCGACGCGACCGCCGAGGTGGCCCGGGCGGCCGGCGCCGAGGTCGTCGCGGTCGGCGACGTGCTGCCGCGGCAGGGCGACCGCCCGGGCAAGGGCGAGGCGCTGTGGAAGTCGCTGGCGGCCACCACCGGGGACCTCGTCGTCTTCATCGACTCCGACCTGCTGGGCGACGTCAGCCACTACGTGCCGGGGCTGCTCACCCCCCTGCTCACCGACTCGCGCGTCGAGTACGTCAAGGGCTGCTACACCCGCCCGCTCACCGTCGACGGTGAGCACCGCCCGGCCGGCGGTGGCCGGGTCACCGAGCTCACCGCCCGGCCGCTGCTGAACGCGCTGTGGCCGGAGCTGGCCGGCTTCGTGCAGCCGCTGGGCGGGGAGTACGCCGGCCGGCGCTCCGCCCTGGAGCAGGTGCCGTTCGTCTCCGGCTACGGCGTGGAGGTGGGCCTGCTGGTCGACCTGCTGGGGGTCTGCGGCCTCAACGGGCTGGCCCAGGTCGACCTGGGCACCCGCACGCACTCCCACCAGACCGACGAGGCGCTGGGCACGATGGCCGGTCAGATCGTCTCCACCGTGCTGTCCCGCGCCGAGCGGGGCCGGGCGGACCGGCGCCGTCTGGAGCCCGGCGGGCTGCTCACCCAGTTCGCCCACGACGGGCGCGGGTTCGTGCCGACCAGCCACACCGTCGCCGTCGACGAGCGGCCGCCGATGTGCGCGGTCGACGAGTACACCTCGCTGCGCGCCGGCGTCGTCGGCTGA
- a CDS encoding HAD family hydrolase gives MAEPTIAVMDVDGTLVDSNYQHALAWYRALRSLGETFPVWRIHRLIGMGGDQLVAALGGDDVERRIGDQARDRWVAEVDPMIDEIAPLPGARDLLVAIKERGHRLVLASSGKPKHVEVFLDLLDARDLADAVTSSGDVESSKPEPDLLQVARQMLGAADDTSSVMVGDSVWDVVAAKNAGMPAIVVRSGGFGDDELTEAGAVGIYDTPADLAAALDDTPLA, from the coding sequence ATGGCCGAACCCACGATCGCCGTCATGGACGTCGACGGCACCCTCGTCGACTCGAACTACCAGCACGCCCTGGCCTGGTACCGGGCGCTCCGCTCGCTGGGGGAGACCTTCCCCGTCTGGCGCATCCACCGCCTGATCGGCATGGGAGGTGACCAGCTCGTCGCTGCCCTCGGTGGGGACGACGTCGAGCGGCGGATCGGTGACCAGGCCCGGGACAGGTGGGTCGCCGAGGTCGACCCGATGATCGACGAGATCGCCCCGCTGCCCGGCGCCCGCGACCTGCTGGTGGCCATCAAGGAGCGCGGGCACCGGCTGGTGCTGGCCAGCTCGGGCAAGCCGAAGCACGTGGAGGTCTTCCTCGACCTGCTCGACGCCCGGGACCTCGCCGACGCCGTCACCTCCAGCGGCGACGTCGAGTCGTCCAAGCCGGAGCCGGACCTGCTGCAGGTGGCGCGGCAGATGCTCGGCGCCGCCGACGACACCAGCAGCGTGATGGTCGGTGACTCGGTGTGGGACGTGGTCGCGGCGAAGAACGCCGGGATGCCGGCGATCGTCGTCCGCTCCGGTGGCTTCGGGGACGACGAGCTGACCGAGGCCGGGGCCGTCGGGATCTACGACACCCCCGCCGACCTCGCGGCCGCCCTGGACGACACCCCCCTCGCCTGA
- a CDS encoding NDMA-dependent alcohol dehydrogenase, with translation MKTHGAVLRGPGDWEVVELELVDPGPGQVLVEMAYAGLCHSDEHLRFESQRYPIVGGHEGAGVVQAVGAGVTGVQPGDHVVTSFLPACGHCRWCATGRSNLCDLGATIGTGQLPDGTWPFRLDGEELGGFCMVGAFARHSVLSEFSCVKIEPHLPLDVAALMACSVPTGWGSAVNAGPVRQGDVVVVVGTGGVGCNAVQGAAMAGAGAVVAVDPVAFRREFARTLGATHAVADTGEAAGLARQLSRGTGADVVILATGTTSPEITGGAYRCLGKGGTLVLTGLADHTMATTVALPGNITTVYEQRVQGALYGMCNAYRDIPRLLRLYEDGALQVESLITKRYSLDEVNQGYQDQRDGTVIRGVLQH, from the coding sequence ATGAAGACGCACGGTGCGGTGCTGCGGGGTCCCGGTGACTGGGAGGTCGTGGAGCTGGAGCTGGTCGACCCCGGCCCGGGGCAGGTGCTGGTCGAGATGGCGTACGCCGGGCTGTGCCACTCCGACGAGCACCTGCGGTTCGAGAGCCAGCGGTACCCGATCGTCGGCGGGCACGAGGGTGCCGGCGTCGTCCAGGCCGTCGGGGCCGGGGTCACCGGCGTGCAGCCCGGCGACCACGTGGTCACCTCCTTCCTGCCGGCGTGCGGCCACTGCCGCTGGTGCGCGACCGGCCGGTCCAACCTCTGCGACCTCGGCGCGACGATCGGCACCGGGCAGCTGCCCGACGGCACCTGGCCGTTCCGGCTGGACGGCGAGGAGCTCGGCGGCTTCTGCATGGTCGGGGCCTTCGCCCGGCACTCGGTGCTGTCGGAGTTCTCCTGCGTCAAGATCGAGCCGCACCTGCCGCTGGACGTCGCCGCGCTGATGGCGTGCAGTGTCCCGACCGGCTGGGGGTCCGCGGTGAACGCCGGGCCGGTGCGCCAGGGCGACGTCGTGGTCGTCGTCGGCACCGGGGGAGTGGGCTGCAACGCGGTGCAGGGCGCGGCGATGGCCGGGGCGGGCGCCGTCGTCGCCGTCGACCCGGTGGCCTTCCGCCGCGAGTTCGCCCGGACCCTCGGCGCCACCCACGCGGTCGCCGACACCGGGGAGGCGGCGGGCCTGGCCCGGCAGCTGTCCCGCGGCACCGGGGCCGACGTCGTCATCCTGGCCACCGGCACGACCAGCCCGGAGATCACCGGCGGCGCCTACCGCTGCCTGGGCAAGGGCGGCACGCTGGTGCTCACCGGCCTGGCCGACCACACGATGGCGACGACCGTCGCGCTGCCCGGCAACATCACCACGGTCTACGAGCAGCGGGTGCAGGGCGCGCTGTACGGGATGTGCAACGCCTACCGCGACATCCCGCGGCTGCTGCGGCTCTACGAGGACGGCGCGCTGCAGGTCGAGTCGCTGATCACCAAGCGGTACTCGCTCGACGAGGTCAACCAGGGCTACCAGGACCAGCGCGACGGCACGGTCATCCGCGGCGTCCTCCAGCACTGA
- a CDS encoding DUF5946 family protein, with protein sequence MTGIDTPTPEPATQTSVCPGCGSVLAVVPGLAGTHAGASASCAGLFAVTVRGLREEAGQDVRAAALLQVSTDAYDAQHLVPGAPAAAPVRLALARERDVDPARAAALGSRVDDAAPRDLTPPSRWTTTVADLAADLDVVDLPTLVRAWADAVWADWAPAHARLRAAADTALTS encoded by the coding sequence GTGACCGGCATCGACACCCCGACCCCCGAGCCGGCGACGCAGACCTCGGTCTGCCCCGGCTGCGGTTCGGTGCTCGCCGTCGTCCCCGGCCTGGCCGGTACGCACGCCGGCGCCTCGGCCAGCTGCGCCGGGCTGTTCGCCGTGACGGTGCGCGGCCTGCGCGAGGAAGCGGGGCAGGACGTGCGGGCCGCTGCGTTGCTGCAGGTGTCCACCGACGCCTACGACGCCCAGCACCTGGTGCCCGGTGCACCGGCCGCCGCACCGGTCCGGCTTGCCCTGGCCCGGGAGCGGGACGTCGACCCCGCACGTGCGGCCGCACTCGGCAGCCGGGTCGACGACGCCGCCCCCCGCGACCTGACCCCACCGTCCCGGTGGACGACCACCGTCGCCGACCTGGCCGCCGACCTGGACGTCGTGGACCTGCCGACCCTGGTCCGCGCCTGGGCCGACGCGGTCTGGGCGGACTGGGCACCGGCACACGCCCGGCTGCGCGCCGCCGCGGACACGGCCCTGACCAGCTGA
- a CDS encoding TetR/AcrR family transcriptional regulator, with product MDAAAGGRRERRKAQTRAEIRAAAQRLFAERGFDVVTIADIATAADVAVQTVFNHFDSKEALFFDGRTPWVEGVASAVTTRPDGTGPLAALRNYLEDDLHQLLEQETQPENRSYVEVLARSTSLQERERTLVEEAGSRVAAALATALSSSEQPDGASVELLSRLAGDLFLVAGRVLVLANRRRVLGTEHGAAARGPEHASTAATLSMLEDGVRRLARQLDVRID from the coding sequence GTGGACGCGGCGGCAGGGGGGCGCCGGGAACGCCGCAAGGCGCAGACCCGGGCGGAGATACGCGCGGCGGCTCAGCGCCTGTTCGCCGAGCGCGGCTTCGACGTGGTGACGATCGCCGACATCGCCACTGCCGCCGACGTCGCGGTGCAGACCGTCTTCAACCACTTCGACAGCAAGGAAGCGCTCTTCTTCGACGGCCGGACCCCGTGGGTGGAGGGGGTCGCCTCCGCCGTCACCACGCGGCCGGACGGCACCGGACCGCTCGCCGCGCTGCGGAACTACCTGGAGGACGACCTCCACCAGTTGCTGGAGCAGGAGACGCAGCCGGAGAACCGCAGCTACGTGGAGGTCCTGGCGCGGTCCACCAGCCTGCAGGAACGGGAGCGGACCCTGGTCGAGGAGGCCGGCAGCCGGGTGGCCGCCGCCCTGGCGACGGCGCTCTCGTCATCGGAGCAGCCGGACGGTGCGTCGGTCGAGCTGCTCAGCCGGCTGGCGGGCGACCTGTTCCTGGTGGCCGGGCGCGTGCTGGTGCTCGCGAACCGCCGGCGGGTGCTCGGCACCGAGCACGGCGCCGCGGCGCGCGGACCCGAGCACGCGAGCACCGCCGCCACCCTCTCCATGCTGGAGGACGGGGTGCGCCGGCTCGCCCGCCAGCTGGACGTCCGGATCGACTGA
- a CDS encoding TetR-like C-terminal domain-containing protein has product MTTTELSPRPAGARPPGRPLSSELSEQLVAVAVEILADEGWGRLNSDRVAARARAGKAGIYRRWPTMAALARHALSTAPLVELPPDSGSLHYDLCELLARWTRPLDRAERAAASLMGAARHDEELRAGLEEALVRPLADVVRELAAREAARGRELPPQRVALLSSAVQALWWQRYTVFGPAPMSTAQVEQLVTGVLLPIAGPEQLPPD; this is encoded by the coding sequence GTGACGACGACCGAACTGTCTCCGCGACCCGCCGGCGCCCGCCCACCGGGGCGTCCGCTCTCCTCGGAGCTGTCCGAGCAACTGGTGGCCGTGGCGGTGGAGATCCTCGCCGACGAGGGCTGGGGGAGGCTCAACAGCGACCGCGTGGCTGCCCGCGCCCGGGCCGGCAAGGCCGGCATCTACCGGCGTTGGCCCACCATGGCCGCGTTGGCGCGGCACGCCCTGAGCACCGCGCCGCTGGTCGAGCTGCCCCCTGACTCCGGGTCACTGCACTACGACCTCTGCGAGCTGCTGGCCCGCTGGACCCGTCCGCTGGACCGGGCCGAGCGCGCTGCCGCGAGCCTGATGGGGGCCGCACGGCACGACGAGGAGCTGCGCGCTGGCCTGGAGGAGGCGCTGGTGCGCCCGCTGGCCGACGTGGTCCGCGAACTGGCGGCGCGGGAGGCCGCCCGCGGGCGGGAGCTGCCGCCGCAGCGGGTCGCGCTGCTGAGCTCGGCGGTGCAGGCGCTGTGGTGGCAGCGCTACACGGTCTTCGGTCCCGCGCCGATGAGCACCGCGCAGGTCGAGCAGCTGGTCACCGGCGTGCTGCTGCCGATCGCCGGGCCGGAGCAGCTGCCCCCCGACTGA